A portion of the Acidobacteriaceae bacterium genome contains these proteins:
- a CDS encoding glycosyltransferase produces the protein MPITILMPAYNAERYIAKAIESVLAQTYEDFELMILDDGSDDDTLTIARRFESLDSRVHVSFHENIGPAATLNRGLALATSEWVVLMHADDEMLPNRIESQLAFITEHPELAVASSRVIHIDANGREFARDHSKLTTHAAVQKLVAADEVIAISHPAAILRKDIVLAAGGYRDQFRTNEDVDLWNRLLEQGHKILVQPEYLLRYRIHGTSATVGKNKLCWQQLRWCKDCMLRRRKGKPELSWGEFVAFRKTLPWRIRVNQDRKDYAKIFYKNATFEYARRHYFGAVANAFLGVMLRPGMILPQITTKLLAQRRASASKAMSKSLNI, from the coding sequence ATGCCGATTACTATATTGATGCCTGCCTATAATGCCGAGCGCTACATCGCTAAAGCCATTGAAAGCGTATTGGCGCAGACGTATGAAGACTTTGAGCTGATGATATTGGACGATGGTTCGGACGATGACACGCTCACCATTGCCAGGCGATTTGAGTCATTGGATTCGCGCGTTCACGTCTCATTCCATGAGAATATCGGCCCTGCTGCTACGTTAAATCGCGGACTTGCCTTGGCGACAAGTGAATGGGTGGTTCTGATGCACGCGGACGATGAGATGCTTCCAAACCGGATTGAGTCCCAATTGGCCTTCATCACCGAACATCCCGAACTAGCCGTTGCTAGTAGTCGAGTAATCCACATTGACGCGAATGGTCGAGAGTTCGCACGAGATCACTCTAAACTCACCACGCACGCAGCCGTTCAGAAACTCGTAGCCGCCGACGAGGTAATAGCGATAAGTCATCCCGCCGCAATCTTGCGAAAAGACATTGTTTTGGCCGCTGGAGGATATCGAGACCAATTTCGTACCAACGAGGACGTCGATCTTTGGAATCGACTACTCGAGCAGGGACATAAGATTTTGGTTCAGCCAGAATATCTCTTGCGTTATCGTATTCATGGAACGTCCGCGACGGTAGGGAAGAACAAGCTTTGCTGGCAGCAGTTGCGATGGTGCAAAGATTGCATGCTGCGCAGACGAAAGGGCAAGCCAGAACTGAGTTGGGGCGAATTTGTCGCTTTCCGTAAGACGTTACCTTGGAGAATTCGTGTTAATCAAGATCGCAAAGATTATGCCAAAATATTTTATAAGAACGCAACATTTGAGTATGCCCGACGCCACTATTTTGGCGCGGTCGCGAATGCGTTTCTGGGGGTGATGCTCCGTCCCGGCATGATCTTGCCCCAGATTACAACAAAACTCCTTGCTCAACGACGAGCTTCGGCTTCGAAGGCCATGAGCAAAAGCTTGAACATATAG
- a CDS encoding acyltransferase yields MKEPTAMRRKYLGLQILRFVAAFMVLVTHSGYYASERLAGGFGYWKNGAAGVDIFFVLSGFVMIYSSTKLFGDPKGWKIFAERRIVRIVPLYWLATTAKVILLLVASGVVLHAKLGMFEVIASYLFLPSRNSTGEIGPLLGVGWTLNFEMFFYFLFTLALWLRLNVYRFVGSVLILLSCGAFIRHSEWPAISFYLKVSVLEFLYGMLIARACMKGRHLPVNAAVAVLLLAFWALVTPWQPMLRAHAISHGLAAALIIYSMASLEDRLTRIPNFVLYLADASYAIYLFHSLIAPGVPAVFAKLHLTKPWLSIICSVLVSLGVGSLIHSCVEEPITRFFRDRIKIAGKKVIHLPNTT; encoded by the coding sequence ATGAAAGAGCCTACAGCGATGCGCCGGAAATACCTGGGACTTCAAATATTGCGCTTCGTTGCAGCATTCATGGTACTCGTCACGCATTCTGGTTACTACGCTTCGGAGCGTTTGGCCGGAGGCTTTGGCTATTGGAAGAACGGCGCGGCAGGTGTAGACATCTTCTTCGTCTTGAGCGGATTCGTCATGATCTACTCTTCGACAAAGCTGTTTGGCGACCCGAAAGGATGGAAGATCTTCGCTGAACGCCGTATTGTTCGCATTGTTCCGCTTTATTGGTTGGCGACTACGGCTAAGGTGATTCTGCTGCTTGTTGCATCGGGAGTGGTGTTGCACGCGAAGCTAGGGATGTTTGAGGTAATTGCGTCCTATCTATTCCTCCCGTCCCGCAACTCCACTGGAGAGATTGGTCCACTATTGGGTGTAGGATGGACGCTTAACTTCGAAATGTTTTTCTATTTTCTGTTCACTCTGGCCCTTTGGCTTCGGCTGAACGTCTATCGTTTTGTTGGATCTGTGCTTATACTGCTTTCCTGTGGCGCATTTATCCGGCACTCCGAATGGCCCGCGATTTCATTCTATCTGAAGGTCTCTGTGCTGGAGTTCCTCTATGGGATGTTGATTGCAAGAGCTTGCATGAAGGGACGTCATCTGCCCGTAAATGCAGCAGTGGCTGTTTTACTTCTTGCGTTTTGGGCTCTTGTGACCCCATGGCAGCCTATGCTTAGGGCGCATGCCATATCACATGGGCTAGCTGCCGCTCTCATCATTTACTCAATGGCATCACTAGAAGATCGCCTCACGCGCATTCCGAATTTCGTTCTGTATCTTGCCGATGCTTCGTATGCCATTTACCTCTTCCATTCGCTAATCGCGCCGGGCGTACCGGCAGTTTTCGCGAAACTGCATCTGACGAAGCCATGGCTCTCAATCATCTGTAGTGTGCTCGTGTCGCTAGGTGTAGGTAGTCTTATCCATTCGTGTGTCGAAGAGCCCATCACACGATTCTTCCGTGATCGAATAAAAATCGCTGGCAAAAAAGTCATCCACCTACCGAATACCACCTAG
- a CDS encoding polysaccharide export protein: MSIGIHAQSASTDSVATSTLQTKSAAKSQTSGGEFGPVKLPEDFSKLRVGAGDLLSVDIYETPEFTGQYRVDPNGDIAVPLIGKRHVAGMTQAEIATMLEQTLRSEQILVNPQVNVDISQYASRFVTVLGEVSNPGRFPVIGPAHLTDILAQAGGVTPLAGADVRIRHDGQPLGSETVVFYSRRTSNEATGQTEISPGDIIVIPRAGIIYVLGAVNHPGGYVMQEDGSLNVAQALSLAGGTALQAKTGGLRVVRRNADGTIADIRLSYDQIADGKQEPIALKAEDVVYVPMSKLKASFVAASSILSSAASATIVAAR, encoded by the coding sequence ATGTCCATCGGAATCCACGCACAATCTGCGTCGACTGATAGCGTAGCAACATCGACCCTCCAGACAAAATCTGCAGCAAAGAGTCAGACCAGCGGAGGAGAATTTGGCCCGGTCAAGCTCCCTGAAGATTTTTCTAAACTCAGGGTTGGTGCCGGTGATTTGTTGAGCGTCGATATTTATGAAACTCCCGAGTTCACAGGTCAGTACCGCGTCGATCCGAATGGCGATATTGCGGTTCCGCTGATCGGGAAGCGACACGTTGCAGGAATGACGCAAGCGGAGATTGCCACAATGCTCGAACAGACCTTGCGTAGCGAGCAAATACTAGTGAATCCCCAAGTTAATGTAGATATTTCTCAATACGCGAGTCGATTCGTAACTGTCCTCGGCGAAGTTTCAAACCCAGGACGCTTTCCGGTGATCGGACCGGCACACTTAACCGATATATTGGCCCAAGCAGGCGGCGTCACGCCTCTGGCTGGCGCGGATGTAAGAATTCGCCACGACGGACAGCCACTTGGTTCTGAAACTGTCGTCTTCTATTCTCGGCGCACAAGCAACGAGGCAACTGGACAGACGGAAATTTCGCCCGGGGATATCATTGTGATTCCGCGCGCAGGTATTATCTACGTATTGGGCGCTGTAAACCATCCTGGTGGCTACGTTATGCAGGAGGACGGCTCACTGAACGTTGCCCAGGCATTATCACTCGCAGGCGGGACCGCGTTGCAGGCTAAGACGGGAGGCCTTCGGGTTGTGCGTCGCAATGCAGACGGGACGATCGCCGACATTCGGCTTTCCTATGACCAAATTGCAGATGGAAAGCAGGAGCCAATCGCCCTAAAGGCCGAAGATGTTGTCTACGTGCCCATGAGTAAGCTCAAGGCAAGTTTCGTTGCGGCCTCATCTATCCTGTCGTCTGCGGCTTCGGCCACCATTGTTGCAGCACGCTAA
- a CDS encoding O-antigen ligase family protein: protein MRTAGVGTDTSQAHADLWSVLQVTWIGAVAANAIYRIRSSMFIPPQVQGIIRTALLLGVLFAVSILYSPGRTVSAEFALLYFMTWVVVVQFVSDTYTNTQDWIEALRALRRVCVSSYLLIIAVFIISPSMVFTTENGQAFRLTGGAVGSTVILGPVIAFISLYFLLHKLDKSPKNLALVIFGVFGTLASASRGAIFAMLVVMAMISFLWATDSATRRLKLTTSILVLLATSALATLVVGSEKIVTAFHRGQSTAEIAQGSGRSYLWQLAFSLVSESPQGLGYVAGFRHAMANRFDIYFNGDISKLGTAHNTFLQYLLDAGWLGLLCFLLLTLQLALLVHRFIRKASVRKAASAAYHALCCGTAIELYCLINGIESSAYNIPLQQLFYLQHIAYALILGGGACLISDERQQQVILRPLRLPMDIQRDTDSSRRPS, encoded by the coding sequence TTGAGAACTGCTGGTGTTGGTACGGATACATCCCAGGCGCACGCCGACCTCTGGTCGGTTCTACAAGTTACTTGGATCGGTGCTGTGGCGGCGAATGCCATCTACCGCATCCGCTCCAGTATGTTCATTCCGCCTCAAGTCCAAGGGATTATCCGGACCGCCCTTTTGTTGGGGGTTCTCTTTGCAGTATCCATTTTGTATTCGCCAGGGAGAACGGTTTCGGCCGAGTTCGCCCTTCTCTATTTCATGACATGGGTGGTCGTCGTTCAATTTGTCTCAGACACCTATACGAATACTCAGGACTGGATCGAGGCTCTTAGGGCACTTCGGAGGGTTTGCGTATCTTCTTACCTCTTGATCATTGCTGTCTTCATTATTAGCCCTAGCATGGTTTTCACCACGGAAAATGGTCAGGCATTTAGACTGACCGGCGGAGCCGTTGGCAGCACAGTCATTCTTGGTCCAGTCATCGCGTTCATTTCGCTGTATTTTCTATTACACAAGCTCGACAAGTCACCCAAGAATTTGGCTCTCGTAATTTTTGGTGTATTCGGTACTCTTGCAAGTGCATCTCGTGGTGCCATCTTTGCAATGCTCGTAGTAATGGCGATGATTTCCTTCCTCTGGGCCACTGACAGTGCGACTCGTCGACTCAAGCTGACTACGTCCATCCTAGTTTTGCTGGCGACCTCTGCCCTAGCGACCCTTGTCGTAGGTAGTGAAAAGATTGTAACGGCCTTTCATCGCGGCCAATCTACGGCGGAAATAGCACAGGGTTCAGGCAGGAGTTACCTTTGGCAGCTCGCGTTTTCCTTGGTTTCTGAGAGTCCGCAAGGTCTCGGCTACGTTGCCGGCTTCCGTCACGCTATGGCAAATCGTTTCGACATTTACTTCAATGGTGACATTAGTAAACTCGGTACTGCGCACAATACATTTCTTCAGTACCTTCTAGATGCAGGATGGTTGGGGCTGTTGTGCTTTCTATTGCTTACACTGCAATTGGCACTTCTCGTGCATCGTTTTATCAGGAAAGCCTCTGTTCGGAAAGCAGCCTCCGCAGCCTACCACGCCCTGTGCTGTGGCACCGCAATAGAACTCTACTGCCTGATCAATGGGATCGAATCCTCTGCATATAACATCCCATTGCAGCAATTGTTTTACCTACAACACATCGCGTATGCACTAATCCTCGGAGGGGGGGCCTGCCTTATAAGCGATGAGCGACAGCAACAAGTGATCCTACGACCCTTACGTCTTCCGATGGACATTCAGCGAGATACGGATTCAAGCCGTCGACCATCGTGA
- a CDS encoding phosphotransferase gives MDRNAQRACLSLFKPGRVEPFLRLQTAFPVITGAVPSVESENLAWIRSLLPSDALLSCSRRGAAGPWSKDTILLLSKEMEPKYVVKAGKGPAIAKLLENEAGWLKRLGQNRNLMMHVPRLLGYDQNPSGISFLAQEVLEGEMSFELGQPHFAYLNVLQATSHQSRRYSESQFARTIASRLDDVESLLPTEWAIRLRKASYAVERLFGDSNMPYVIGHNDFTPWNVRLAAGRAYVFDWEYGEPESLPLLDPLHFALKPLALRVAPPEMIARKAAEVIRQCKDALSDEYCQNSSAQTLAYYLSLCLLFVWADRGIQKVDPMLKAYAPIIDQMSM, from the coding sequence ATGGATCGTAACGCCCAAAGGGCTTGCTTGAGTTTGTTTAAGCCAGGGCGCGTCGAACCATTTCTACGATTACAGACGGCGTTCCCAGTGATCACTGGCGCTGTGCCATCCGTCGAGTCAGAGAACCTTGCGTGGATCCGTAGCCTTCTGCCTTCAGATGCTCTCCTTTCATGCTCAAGGAGAGGGGCGGCCGGGCCCTGGTCAAAGGATACGATTCTTCTGCTCTCGAAGGAGATGGAACCGAAGTATGTGGTGAAAGCAGGAAAAGGGCCAGCGATCGCGAAACTGCTGGAGAACGAAGCGGGATGGCTAAAGCGGCTCGGACAGAACCGGAATCTTATGATGCATGTGCCTCGCTTGTTGGGATATGACCAAAACCCATCTGGGATATCATTCCTGGCACAGGAGGTTTTGGAAGGAGAAATGAGCTTCGAGTTGGGGCAGCCTCATTTCGCTTATCTGAATGTACTTCAAGCAACCTCACATCAAAGTAGACGATATTCCGAAAGCCAGTTTGCGAGAACAATCGCGTCGCGCTTGGATGATGTGGAAAGTCTGCTACCCACCGAATGGGCCATACGACTGCGTAAAGCGTCGTATGCCGTTGAGCGCCTGTTCGGCGATTCCAATATGCCATATGTAATTGGTCACAATGACTTTACTCCTTGGAACGTGCGCCTGGCGGCTGGGCGTGCCTACGTTTTTGACTGGGAGTACGGGGAACCGGAATCACTTCCTCTTTTGGATCCGCTTCATTTTGCACTCAAACCCCTCGCTCTTCGCGTGGCCCCCCCGGAAATGATCGCAAGAAAGGCCGCTGAGGTGATTCGACAGTGCAAGGACGCTTTGAGCGATGAGTATTGCCAGAACTCCTCCGCCCAGACGCTCGCGTATTATTTGAGCCTTTGCCTTCTATTTGTTTGGGCCGACCGAGGGATCCAGAAGGTTGATCCCATGTTGAAGGCCTACGCGCCGATCATCGACCAAATGTCAATGTGA